CCTCGCTCCTTTCACCCCCCTCCCCCGGGATTTGGGACAATTCTGTGCCCCTTCCTGCGCCATCGCCCTGTCCCCTCGTGTCCTTGCCAAGGCACGGGCGCAGCCGGGAGGGTCCAGAGCCACTCCGGGGGTTGTGACAGTGGCACAAAGGGGGCCACAGCCCCGTGGCCACCGTCCCGGCATGCCAGGGCTGCCCTGTCACCACCCAGGACGGGAACTCCCAGGTCAGGGTGCCCTCGGCACGATCCCGCTCCGGGACAGCAAGCACGGAACGGGGGCGCGTTTTTGGGGATGGTTTCCCCCAGGGCCGGGTCCAGGGCCGGGATTCGCGGCAGCTCCGAGCTCCGGCTGTCCCGGGAGAGCCCGGCCCTGCCTGGGTAAACATTAACCCGGTATTAACCCAAAGCCTCCACAGAAATCCcggtttattttttcccaggcagctggaggaggggaCGGGCTGAGGGACAGCAGCGACACGATTTAAGTTAATTAAACAACAGCGGTAACGAACTGGGAATTGAGCACATTCCACGATTCCAGCTAAAAcatggagagagagaggggtggcagtggtgggacagggacagggaaggggacagggacgggggtcactggggtcacaGCCGGACGCTGCACAATCATTAACACGATTAATTAACCACCAGGAGCGGCTGCAGACGGATTTGGGGACACACCGGGGTGagggcagccccggccccaTTTCCCAGCACACGGCGAGGGacggggcggggcggccgcgACACCTGGGGCCCTCCCGGGGCGGGGGCAGCGGCGGGCTCAGGGCGAGAGGCGCTCGTAGACCCAGTCGCCGTGGCCCCGGTGGGTCATGGGCCCGAGCGGCGCCGCGGGGTCCCGCAGGCGGCGGAACACGATCCGGTCGTGCAGCCGGTTCGATTGGCCCTGCCAGAACTCCACCACCTCCGGCTCCACGAGGTACGCGCCCCTGCAAGGGTCACCGGGCtcgggggggctctgggggactCAGGGGGGCTCGGGGGAGCTCGGGGGAGGGTCAGGGGGgatctgggggctctggggggactCAGGGGGGCTCAGAGCAGgctctggggggtcctgggggctcagggaggctctgggcggttctggggggttttgggaggctctggggggctaaggggggtctcgggggggtTCGGGGGGGTTCTGTGGGGGCTCTGAGAGAttctgggggggctcaggggggtctcagggggggctcagggggtctcagggggggctcagccccccGTGCTCACCAGTAGtccggcctgggcactgccctgtCCCGGtagagctcctccagctccgCGTTCTTCTTCCGCAGGTACTGCGGGGCAGGAGGGGAACAGGGCCGTGAGGGGATCCCAGAGGGAACGGGGATCCCAGAGGAGACGGGGCCGTGAGCGGATCCCAGAGGGAACGGGGATCCCAGAGGGAACGGGGATCCCAGAGGAGACGGGGCCGTGAGGGGATCCCAGAGGGAACGGGGATCCCAGAGGAAACGGGGCCGTGAGGGCATCCCAGAGGGAACAGAGATCCCATGGCCAATCCCAAAGGGAAAGAGGCAGTGAGGCAATCCCACAGCCGATCCCAAGGGGAACAGGGATCCCACGGCCGATCCCAAGGGGAACAGGGATCCCACGGCCGATCCCAAAGGGCGCGGGGCCCATCGCGACCCCGCTCACCTCGCGGTCGGGGATGACggagctctgcctgctgacCAGAGCCCCGATctggctgcccctgggccgggaCTGGAAGTAGCGCTCGGATTCCTCCTCGGGCAGCCGCCGCACCGAGCCCTCGACCCGCACCTGTGGGGCGGCACCGAGCCCTGGAGCCCACCTGAACCCGCACCTGGGCCAGCACCtgggccagcacagctccaaaGGTGCCCCCGAGCACGGGACTGCCCCATTCCCTGattttccacccaaaactcaGGGGCCACCATCCTCTAGGATGTGGCCACCGGTGTTAAAGGGACTCCTgagcacaaaaccacccaatTCCCTGACTTTTACCCCAAAAACCGCAGGGGTTGTGTCGCTGCTGGGGACCACCATCCCCGGGGATCTGGCCAGCGGCTCCAAAGGTGCCCCCGAGCACGGGACTGCCCCGTTCCCTGACTTTTACCCCAAAATCCGCAGCCACCCCCTCCCGGTCTcaccccagccccaaatcccagccccaggggtgacCCCAGCCCCAAATACCCCCCCTTGAGGAGTgaccccagccccaaatcctctCCCCCAGGGGGTgaccccagccccaaatcctccccagggctgaccccagccccaaatcctcccctTGAGGGGTgaccccagccccaaatcctccccagggctgaccccagccccaaatcctctCCCCCAGGGGGTgaccccagccccaaatcctccccagggctgaccccagccccaaatcctcccctTGAGGGGTgaccccagccccaaatcctcccccAGGGGGTgaccccagccccaaatcctcccccCAGGGGTgaccccagccccaaatcctccccagggctgaccccagccccaaatcctcccccAGGGCTgaccccagccccaaatcctcccccAGGGCTgaccccagccccaaatcctcccccCAGGGGGTgaccccagccccaaatcctcccccAGGGCTgaccccagccccaaatcccaggcCCAGGACCCCCTCACCTGCCGGCAGAGCGGCTCCCAGTAGAAGACGAGGGAGGCGAAGGGATTGGAGTCCTGGCGGGAAGAGGAGGGAGCTGGCGGATCCCGGAATTCCGGATTTCTCGGGatttaccccaaaatcccccctccaccagcccagagcagctccaggaattCCGGATTTATTGGGATTTATCAGGATTTATTGGGATTTCTGGGTGTTTCTGGGGTTCCCGGGGTtccccagccctcagcagctccaggatttattgggattttcaggatttttttggatttatcaggatttttttgggattttttgggatttcagggtggttttgggtgtttttgggttGCCCAGCCCTCACCAGCTCCAggatttttcaggatttttcgGGATTTTTCGGGATTTCAGGGTGGTTTCGGGTGCTTTTGGGTTGCCCAGCCCTCACCAGCTCCAggatttctcaggatttttgaggatttctcaagatttctcaggatttttcgGGATTTTTCGGGATTTCAGGGTGGTTTCGGGTGTTTTTGGGTTGCCCAGCCCTCACCAGCTCCAGGATTTTTCAGGATTGTTGAGGATTTATCAGGATTTTTCGGGATTTTTCGGGATTTCAGGGTGGTTTCGGGTGTTTTTGGGTTGCCCAGCCCTCACCAGCTCCAGGATTTTTCAGGATTGTTGAGGATTTATCAGGATTTTTCGGGATTTTTCGGGATTTCAGGGTGGTTTCGGGTGTTTTTGGGTTGCCCAGCCCTCACCAGCTCCAGGATTTATCAGGATTTTTCGGGATTTCAGGGTGGTTTCGGGTGTTTTTGGGTTGCCCAGCCCTCACCAGCTCCAGGATTTTTCAGGATTGTTGAGGATTTATCAGGATTTTTCGGGATTTTTCGGGATTTCAGGGTGGTTTCGGGTGTTTTTGGGTTGCCCAGCCCTCACCAGCTCCAGGATTTATCAGGATTTTTCGGGATTTCAGGGTGGTTTCGGGTGTTTTTGGGTTGCCCAGCCCTCACCAGCTCCAGGATTTCTCAGGACTTTTGAGGATTTCTCAGGATTTATCAggattttccaggattttttgggatttcagggtggttttgggtgtttttgggttGCCCAGCCCTCACCAGCTCCCGGCCCTTCCTGCTCTCGTAGTTGCTGAAGAAGCGCAGCCCGTCCGGCCCGAGGCCCTTCAGCAGCACCATGCGGGCCGAGGGCCGCCCGTCCCTGCGGGGACAGCACGGGTCACCCGTGTGCCACCCGTGTGCCACCCGTGTGTCACCCGTGTGTCACCCGTGTGTCACCCGTGTGTCAcccgtgtcacctgtgtgtcacccctTCAGCAGCACCATGCGGGCCGAGGGCCGCCCGTCCCTGCGGGGACAGCACgggtcacctcagtgtcacccgTGTGTCACCCGTGTGTCACCCGTGTGTCACCCGTGTGTCAcccgtgtcacctgtgtgtcacccctTCAGCAGCACCATGCGGGCCGAGGGCCGCCCGTCCCTGCGGGGACAGCACGGGTCACCCGTGTGTCACCCGTGTGTCACCCGTGTGTCACCCGTGTCACCCGTGTCACCCGTGTGTCACCCGTGTGTCAcccgtgtcacctgtgtgtcacccctTCAGCAGCACCATGCGGGCCGAGGGCCGCCCGTCCCTGCGGGGACAGCACgggtcacctcagtgtcacccgTGTGTCACCCGTGTGTCACCCGTGTCACCCGTGTCACccgtgtgtcacctgtgtgtcacctgtgtcacccgtgtgtcacctgtgtcacctcagtgtcacctgtgtcacttcagtgtcacctgtgtgtcacctgtgtcacctcagtgtcacctgtgtcacctgtgtgtcacctgtgccacccgtgtgtcacctgtgtgtcacctgtgtcacttcagtgtcacctcagtgtcacctgtgtcacctcagtgccacccgTGTGCCACCCgtgtgtcacctcagtgtcacctcagtgtcacctcagtgtcacctgtgtcacctgtgtcacctcagtgtcacctgcgTGTCGCCCCGTGTCACTCCCTGAGTCCCCCCGtgtcacttgtgtcacctgtCTCACGCCTCAGCGTCACCCCAGTGTCAGCCGGTGTCACTTGTCCCAGCCCGTGTCACCTGCTGCAGGTGGCCAGGCACATGGCGTTGGGCTCGGCGATGCCGGGGCACTGCAGAGCCTCCTGCAGCCACGCCCGCAGCTGCGCCAGCGGCTCCAGCGACACCAGGTGACACTCCTCGAACgcctggggacacgggcaggggtcagggacaccgggggacaggggacagggacacttggggacacggggacggggttcagggacaccgggggacactcCTCGAACgcctggggacacgggcaggggtcagggacaccgggggacacggggacaccgggcaggggtcaggggacaccgggggacactcCTGGAACgcctggggacacgggcaggggtcagggacaccgggggacaccgggacaccgggggacacggggacactgggcaggggtcaggggacaccgggggacaggggacagggacaccgggggacacagggacggggttcagggacacagggggacactCCTCGAACgcctggggacacgggcaggggtcagggacaccgggggacaccaggacaggggtcagggacaccaggggacagtgacaggggacaggggtcaggggtcagggacaccgggggacacggggacaggggcaggggtcagggacacgggggacacagggacaggggcaggggtcagggacacgggggacacggggacagtgacaggggtcagggacacggggacacatgGCGCTGGAGGGCACGGCCAGCgcaggggacagcggggacagccccgggggACAGCACGGGGAaggtggggacaccccagggcttggggacactctggggggtcaccctggctgggagctgtccCCAGGCCTTGTCCCCCCGGTCCCCCCGTGCCCGGtcccccccaggagcccccgctgtcccggtgtcccggtgtcccagtgtccccccactgtcccgctgtccccccgctgtcccggtgtccccgctgtcccgctgtccccccgctgtcccggtgtccccgctgtccccgcggtgtcccgctgtcccggtgtccccccgctgtccccgctgtccccgcggtgtcccggttgtcccgctgtccccggtgtcccggtgtcacCTCGCTGTCCCCCCGGTAGCTCTTccgcagctgctccagctccatcgCGGCCTCGCGGAGCCCTCACaccgcgccgggggcggggctaGACAAGGACACGCCCCCCCGTCCGACACAGCCAATAGGAAGCGGCACAGCGCGCGCGCCTCCGGAGGAGCTGGCGGCTCATTGGAGGAGGCGGAAGGGGCGGGGACAAGAGACCCGGAAGTAGTGGCGGGTGTGGAGAGGTGCGCGCGGCTCTTAAAGGGGCCGCGACCtcgggaggggacacggggaccaggggacacacggggaccgggggacacggggacacgggggacacggggacctggggacacggggacacggggggacacacggggacacacggggacacacggggacacacggggaccgggggacacacggggacacacggggaccgggggacacacggggacacacggggaccgggggacacggggagaccgggggacacggggggacacacgggggacacacggggaccgggggacacggggagaccgggggacacggggggacacacggggacacacggggggacacggggggacacggggaccgggggacacacggggaccGGGGGACAGCGGCACAGGGACGGTGGGGATGGGTGGGGGGGAttgggacaagggacagggtCTGGGAAAcgtggggacagggatttggggacattggggacagggatgtggaTATGGGATGTCTGGGGCGCTGTGACaagggacagggatgtggggacatggggacagggatctgGGGACACggacatttggggacagggacatttggggacagggacatttggggacagggacatttggggacagggatctggggacagggatctggggacagggacatttggggacagggatctggggacagggatttggggcCAGGGATCTGgggccagggatttggggacagggacatttggggacagggacatttggggacagggatttggggacagggacatttggggacagggacatttggggacagggatttggggacagggatttggggacagggacatttggggacagggatctgGGGACAGGaatttggggacagggatttggggacagggatctggggacagggggatttggggacagggatttggggacagggacatttggggacagggatttggggacagggatctggggacagggatatttggggacagggatctggggacagggatctggggacagggatttgggaacagggatttggggacagggacatttggggccagggatttggggccaGGGATCTGGGGCCAGGgatctggggacagggatttggggacagggatttggggacagggatttggggacagggatctggggacagggatttaGGGCCAGGgatctggggacagggatttggggccagggatctggggacagggatttggggacagggacttggggacagggatttggggacagggacatttggggacagggacatttggggacagggatttggggacagggatttggggacagggatctggggacagggacatttggggacagggatctggggacagggatcGGGGGACAAACCCCCACTCCTGACCCAGCAGCTCACAGGGGGGAGCAGAAccagcagaggcagagcagcaaaTTTCCTGCAGAAATTCCTCAATTTTCCATCAACTCCTCCAAATCCCCtccattcccacttttcccgCCACATCCAcaaaattcccaggaaaataaaaataaaaattaaaaaataaaaaaaagaaaagagggaaaaggagccTGGAATTGCCTCTGGTGACTGCATTTATTTAGCAAGGAGAAGCTCCCGGCTGCCCCCGGGTGGAGCTCAGAAAACTGGGAACAAATCCATCACATAATCCAGGGAAACGCCCTCAGCTGGGCACAACTACAAAATAAAGTGGACTTTGTTTAATTTAAAAGCTCCCAAGCAATATAATCTATGATACAATGTACACTGTACACGGAGGGGATGCACactggggggaaaggggggaaaaaaggggggaaaagggaaaaaaggggggaaaaggaaaaaaaagggggaaaaggaaaaaaaaggggggaaaaggaaaaaaaaaagggggggaaatggaaaaaaaaaagggggggaaatggaaaaaaaaagggggaaaggaaaaaaaataggggggaaaggataaaaaggggggaaagggaaaaaaaaaggggggaaattaaaataaagtgggggaaaggaaaaaaggggaaaagaaaaaaggggggaaagaggaaagaagggaaaaagaaaaaaggggggaaaagaataaaaagggtaaaaataggaaaaaggaggggaagaaaaaaagggggaaaaatttttaaaaagggggaaaaaaaggaaaaagaaaaaaggggtaaaaaaaagggaataaaagaaaaaaaaaggagaaaaagaaaaaaagggagaaaaatagaaaaaaaaaggggagaaataggaaaaaaaaaagggaagaagagaaaaacaaaaaaaaagggatggaGTCCCAAAATTgcaaataaactaaaaaaaaaaagggggaaacgCCAACATTGCTCGGAAATAAAAATTGGGAGAGAGGAATTGGCCATGGGGGTGGGAAAAATGGAGTTTTGGGCGAGAAGTCAGGGGattaaatagattaaaaaagcaCTCGTGACGCACGGGGGGTCTGGGGGAGGGGAGTGTAAGGCAACGATTCCAtagaaaaaaagggatttttccaAAGGGGGCATAGAGATATTTATAGCTATTTATAGACTTTAAATATAAAGTAGGAATGTGCTCTGGAGCCTCTCCCGGGCGTCCCCGCGGGGCCCGGCTCCTGCCCCACctcctggggggctctggggggctcGGGGGCACCCCTAAACCTGTGGGGTCACGGGGGCTCAGGGGCACCCCTAAACCTGTGGGGTCACGGGGGCTCAGGGGCACCCCTAAACCTGTGGGGTCACGGGGGGCTGGGGCACCCCTAAACCTGTGGGGTCACGGGGGGTCAGGGGCACCCCTAAACCTGTGGGGTCACGGGGGGTCAGGGGCACCCCTAAACCTGTGGGGTCACGGGGGGTCAGGGGCACCCCTAAACCTGTGGGGTCACGGGGGTCAGGGGCGCCCCTAAACCTGTGGGGTCacgggggctcagggacacccCTAAAGCTGTGGGGT
This genomic window from Anomalospiza imberbis isolate Cuckoo-Finch-1a 21T00152 chromosome 22, ASM3175350v1, whole genome shotgun sequence contains:
- the PNPO gene encoding pyridoxine-5'-phosphate oxidase; translated protein: MELEQLRKSYRGDSEAFEECHLVSLEPLAQLRAWLQEALQCPGIAEPNAMCLATCSRDGRPSARMVLLKGLGPDGLRFFSNYESRKGRELDSNPFASLVFYWEPLCRQVRVEGSVRRLPEEESERYFQSRPRGSQIGALVSRQSSVIPDREYLRKKNAELEELYRDRAVPRPDYWGAYLVEPEVVEFWQGQSNRLHDRIVFRRLRDPAAPLGPMTHRGHGDWVYERLSP